One segment of Paramormyrops kingsleyae isolate MSU_618 chromosome 8, PKINGS_0.4, whole genome shotgun sequence DNA contains the following:
- the LOC140592196 gene encoding uncharacterized protein: protein MTTQGNKSRASNFTPVELELVMMAYAEYEHAISKKGNTIAAAKEREQAWQKIADRVNACNPAGIKRTWQQIKMKYKNIVQTANRKKAEARKTGGGPPPTPLTEAEEMALSQNTGRPMADGILGGSSSDTAMPQDRSSYIRITDGVISVVEPPDTHEMDEDTLSAVTGREDVEQPMSNAENLQGEPTASTATAQLTSLPVKQLYKIYLEKQIEKSDLEMEHIKQKMQKTLIEIQILEHQLKVGSGTS, encoded by the exons ATGACAACACAAGGAAACAAATCTCGCGCTTCCAATTTCACCCCAGTGGAGCTTGAATTAGTAATGATGGCGTATGCTGAATATGAGCATGCCATatcaaaaaaaggaaacacGATTGCTGCTGCGAAAGAACGGGAACAAGCGTGGCAGAAAATAGCTGACCGAGTGAATGC TTGTAACCCAGCAGGCATAAAGCGCACTTGGCAGCAAATAAAGATGAAGTATAAAAATATAGTACAAACAG CCAATAGGAAAAAGGCAGAGGCCCGAAAAACTGGTGGGGGTCCACCACCAACACCTCTCACAGAGGCTGAAGAGATGGCTCTCAGCCAAAACACTGGCCGGCCCATGGCTGATGGCATCCTAGGAGGAAGCTCCTCCGATACAGCCATGCCCCAGGACAGAAGTTCTTACATAAGAA TTACTGATGGAGTAATCTCTGTTGTGGAACCGCCAGACACCCATGAAATG GATGAAGACACCTTGTCAGCTGTCACAGGGAGGGAAGATGTAGAGCAGCCTATG AGCAATGCAGAGAATCTCCAGGGTGAACCGACTGCATCCACAGCCACAGCGCAGCTTACCTCT CTCCCTGTAAAGCAGTTGTACAAAATATACCTTGAgaaacaaattgaaaaatcGGATCTGGAAATGgaacacattaaacaaaaaatgcagaaaacccTAATAGAAATACAAATATTGGAACATCAGTTAAAGGTGGGTAGTGGCACAAGTTGA